GTGGCAAAGTGGGTTTTTTATCACGAATCGGAGCCAGTTTTCGCCGTACCGGTGGTTTTTTTAGTGACGTAATGTCCGAGCTAAAGAAAGTCCGTTGGCCCAACCGTAAAGAGTTAACAACCTATACGCTTGTTGTACTCGTTACGGTCGTGCTCCTTGCAATATTCTTCTTCGTCGTTGATTTGGGTATCTCGCGCTTGATCGATTTGATTCTAGGAACGTAATTATGCAAGTCTTAGGAGGGACGGACGGTTATCGTCCTGTTGGATATGGAAAAAGCATGGTATGTACTTCATACGTACTCAGGTTACGAAAACAAGGTAAAAGCAAATCTGGAGAAGCGACTCGAGTCGATGGGCATGGAAGACAAGATCTTTCGCGTTCTTGTTCCCACTGAAGAAGAGGTGGAAACCAAGGATGGTAAAAAGCGCACCGTCACGAAAAAAGTGTTTCCTGGATACGTCCTTGTTGAAATGGTGATGACGGACGACTCTTGGTATGTCGTGCGCAACACCCCTGGGGTTACCGGCTTTGTCGGATCCACGGGTGCTGGCTCTAAACCGACAGCGCTGCGTCCTGAAGAGGCCGATACGATTCTCAAGCAAATGGGAATCGAAATTCCCAAGATCAAAGTCGATTTTGCTCTCCGCGATATGGTGCGCGTCACAGATGGTCCGTTTTCCAATCGCACCGGGGAGATTATCGAGATTTACCCGGACAGGCAGAAGGTTCGCGTGTTGGTGGACATCTTCGGTCGCGAAACACCGGTAGAGCTAGACTTTACACAAGTTCAACAATTGGATTAGGATTCAACTTGAAAAGTATCGCGCTATGTGGTACATTTCATTTTGTTTTAACAATCCCACAACACTATTTGGGGTTTCTTGCACTCTCACTATAGATCGAAAGTCTTTTACATACAGACTTTCAAAAAACGGTGGGAGGGGGCATTCCCCCGTAATAACCACATGTGAAGTAAGGAGGTGTGTTACGTGGCTAAGAAGGTTATCCGCGTAATTAAATTACAAATCCCAGCAGGTAAAGCGAATCCTGCACCTCCAGTAGGTCCGGCTCTCGGTCAAGCTGGTGTAAACATCATGGGATTCTGTAAAGAATTCAATGCTCGCACTGAAAGCGAAGTAGGTATGATCATTCCGGTGGAAATCACCGTGTTTGAAGACCGTTCTTTCACTTTTATCACAAAAACTCCTCCAGCTGCAGTTCTGTTGAAGAAAGCTGCTGGTATCGAGTCCGGTTCTGGCGTACCAAACAAAACAAAGGTTGCTACGCTGAAGCGTGATAAAGTTCGTGAAATCGCAGAACTGAAGCGTCCTGACCTGAATGCTGCATCCGTAGAAGCGGCTATGCGCATGGTAGAAGGTACAGCTCGTTCTATGGGTATCGTAATCGAAGACTAATTGTCTTGAGTGCAAGGGGGCACAGACGTTGTGCCCCCCTGTCTGTGGGAGGATCAACCGCTACGACCACATTGAAGGGAGATTTAATCATGGCGAAAAAAGGTAAGAAATATCAAGAGGCTGTAAAGCTCGTTGATAAAAACAAAGTTTACGAAGTAGTTGAAGGCGTTGAGCTGGTTAAAAAAGCAGCTACAGCTAAATTCGATGAAACTGTTGAAGCAGCTTTCCGTTTGGGCGTAGATCCTAAGCGTGCTGACCAACAAATTCGTGGCGCAGTTGTATTGCCACATGGTACTGGTAAAGTACAACGTGTTCTCGTATTCGCAAAAGGCGAAAAAGCGAAAGATGCAGAAGCAGCTGGCGCAGACTTCGTAGGCGATGCAGACATGATCGCGAAAATTCAAGGTGGCTGGTTCGACTTTGACGTTGTAGTAGCTACTCCTGATATGATGGGTGAAGTAGGTAAATTGGGTCGTGTACTCGGTCCAAAAGGCCTGATGCCAAACCCTAAGACCGGTACAGTTACTTTCGATGTAACCAAAGCGGTTAACGAAATCAAAGCAGGTAAAATTGAGTACCGTGTAGACAAAGCGGGTAACATCCACGCTCCTATCGGAAAAGCATCCTTCGATGCTGACAAACTGGTAGAAAACCTGGCTGCTCTGACTGAAGCACTGAACCGTGCGAAACCAGCTGCTGCTAAAGGTGTTTACATGAGAAACGTAACCCTGAGCTCCACTATGGGCCCTGGCGTACGCGTAGCTGTAAAATAATGACACTTGACTTCCTTTATGGGAGTTGTTAAGATAGTCCCTGTTGATGAAAAGAATATGCCGTAGACAGAAGGTGCGGTGCTTGTGAGAGTAACGCTTAATATCCCTCCGAGGCGTGTAATGTACGAATGAGGAAACGCTGTTTTCCTTTGACGATATAGCATTATGCCCTCGTGAGTCTGCGAGGGCATTCTTCATTTTCTAGGATTAGAGCACGGGAGGTGTAATCAATGGCAGAAATTCGTCCAACCGTTATTCGTGAAGAAAAGGTACAAGCGATCAACGAAATCGCAACTAAACTTCGCGAAAGCCAAACTACAGTGGTAGCTGACTACCGCGGTCTGACAGTAGCACAAGTAACTGAGCTCCGTAAGCAATTGCGTGAAGCTGGTGTTGAGTTCCAGGTGTTGAAAAACTCCCTGACTCGTTTGGCTACTGAGAAGGAAAGCCTGACTGAACTGGATCAATATCTGACTGGACCAAACGCTCTGGCGTTCTCCAAAGAGGATATCATCGCTCCAGCGAAAGTTATCGCTGAATTCGCTAAGAAAAACGACAAGCTGGAAATCAAGGGTGGCGTTATCGAGGGTAAAGTAGTTGATGCTGAGCAAATTAAAGCTCTGGCTTCCCTGCCGAACCGCGAAGGTCTCTTGTCCATGCTTCTTTCCGTCCTGCAAGCTCCAATGCGCAACGTTGCACTGGCAGTCAAAGCAGTGGCAGAACAAAAAGAAGGTCAAGGCGCGTAATCGTCTGATCGGTTAATGTTTTACAAATACTATTCCTTGAATGGAGGATTTACAAATGTCTAAAGACCAAATCTTGGAAGCCATTAAAGGCATGTCCGTTCTCGAACTGAACGATCTGGTAAAAGCAATTGAAGAAGAATTCGGCGTAACTGCTGCTGCTCCTGTAGCTGTAGTTGCTGGTGGCGGAGCAGAAGCTGCTGCTGAGCAAACTGAGTTCACTGTAAACCTGGTAAGCGGCGGCGCTTCCAAAATCAACGTAATCAAAGTTGTTCGCGAGCTGACTGGCTTGGGTCTGAAAGAAGCAAAAGACCTGGTAGACAACGCTCCAAAAACACTCAAAGAGGGCGTTTCCAAAGACGAAGCAGAAGCCCTCAAAGCAAAACTCGAAGAAGCTGGCGCTCAAGTAGAAGTAAAGTAAGTTAGCTTCCTTTAGGATATCCCCTTGCCTGCGGCAGGGGGATTTTCTATAAACTTTTGATGATAAAGGTTTATTTAAACGATGAGGAAGGGTGAATCACACGTGGCAGACCATTACTATACCAATCAACCGGGCGCTGCACATGATGAACAGCAATTTACGTTCAAGCTCCGTGGTAATGAATTTCGTTTCATAACGGATGCTGGCGTTTTTTCCCGAGACCGGATTGACTTTGGAAGTGTATTGCTCATCGAGAACATGGAGATCGACAGTCATGCGCGTGTGCTTGATGTGGGATGCGGGTATGGTCCGATGGGATTGACGGCTGCCAAGCTTGCTGATCATGGTCGGGTGACGATGATCGACGTGAACGAGCGTGCGGTTAACCTGGCTCGTCGTAATGCAGAAGCAAATGGTATTAAAAATGTTGAGGTTCGAGTGAGTGATGTCTACAACGGCGTACAAGGCGAGCAGTTTGATGTCATTCTGACCAATCCGCCTATTCGTGCGGGTAAGGAAATCGTTCATCGCATTTTTGTAGAAGGATACGACCTGTTAGTAGAAGGTGGAGAAATGTGGGTTGTCATTCAGAAGAAGCAAGGCGCCCCATCCGCATTGAAGAAGCTACAGGAAACGTACCGGGAAGTAATAGAGGTAGATCGGGAAAAAGGCTATCACATATTCAGGGCAATCAAATAAGCAAGAAGAAATCATTAGAAAAGTTTTCTTGACGCGAATAATTGAATGTGGTAGCATTATAAAATGTCAATATGGGATAAATGTCTATTTTTCAGCAATTCCCTGTCTGTCAAGCGTTTCTACTTTTTTCCTGAGATAGGAATGTTTGCGTGAAAACATGGGAATTCTTTTAAAATAGAGTTTCTCTGGGTTAAAAATGGTTGAAGCTGCTTTAACCCATTTTTATTTTTAGGCATTCGAATGCGACTGAAAGAAGTTGCCGAATGCCGAGTTTCTATGTGTGAAAACACAACCTGAGGGGTGAATAAGTTGGCAGGTAAAGTGATTCAAAGTGGCCGACACCGCCAGCGTCGTACGTATTCACGTATTAACGAAGTGCTGGGCCTTCCAAATCTCATCGAGATTCAACAAAAGTCCTACCAGTGGTTCCTTGATGAGGGGCTCCGTGAGATGTTCCAAGACATTTCGCCAATCCAGGACTTCACAGGTAATCTCGTGCTGGAGTTTATCGACTACAGCTTGGGAGAGCCGAAGTACGATGTTGACGAGTCGAAAGAACGTGACGTCACCTATGCGGCGCCTCTGCGTGTGAAGGTACGTTTGTTGAACAAAGAGACGGGAGAAGTGAAGGAACAAGAAGTATTCATGGGGGACTTCCCGCTCATGACCGAAACGGGAACCTTCATTATTAATGGTGCTGAGCGCGTTATTGTCAGCCAGCTTGTTCGTTCCCCCAGTGTATATTACAACACCAAAGTGGACAAAAACGGCAAGCAGACGTTTACAGCTACAGTAATCCCGAACCGGGGTGCTTGGCTGGAGCTGGAGACCGATGCGAAGGACGTTATTTATGTCCGCATCGACCGTACGCGAAAAATCCCGGTAACGGTTCTTTTGCGTGCGTTGGGCTTTGGTTCCGACATTGAGATTCTCAACTTGCTGGGTGAAGATGAATACATCAAGAACACGCTGGAAAAAGACAATACCGATTCTACGGAAAAAGCGCTCATTGAAATCTACGAGCGTCTTCGTCCGGGTGAGCCACCAACAGTCGAAAATGCGAAGAGCCTCTTGATCTCTCGTTTCTTCGACCCTAAGCGCTATGATTTGGCTTCTGTTGGTCGTTACAAAATGAACAAAAAGCTTCATTTGAAAAACCGTCTGTACAACCAACGTTTGGCTGAGACGCTGGTCGATACGACAACAGGTGAAATTTTTGCCGAAGCAGGTCAAATGATTGACCGTCGTGTCCTTGATCGCATCGTGCCAGCGCTGGAAGGAAACATCGGCTTTATCGATGTTCGTACGCATGGCGGTGTATTGGAAGATGAAGCGATTCATTTGCAATCTATCAATATTTTCTCTCCGATTGAGGATGGCAAGATCATCAAAGTAATCGGAAACGGAAATGTAGATAAGTCCTTCAAACATATTACGCCGGCGGATATCGTATCGGCGATCAACTATTTCATGAACCTCTTGCACGGTGTAGGTTCCACAGACGATATCGACCACTTGGGTAACCGTCGTCTGCGTTCCGTGGGTGAGCTTCTACAGAACCAATTCCGTATCGGTTTGTCCCGTATGGAACGTGTGGTTCGTGAGCGCATGTCCATCCAGGATCAAAACCAAATTACACCGCAAGCTCTCATTAACATCCGTCCAGTGATTGCATCACTGAAGGAGTTCTTTGGTAGCTCGCAGCTGTCTCAGTTCATGGATCAAACAAACCCATTGGCTGAGCTGACGCACAAACGCCGTCTGTCCGCACTCGGACCTGGTGGTTTGACGCGTGAGCGCGCGGGCTTCGAAGTGCGCGACGTTCACCATTCCCACTACGGTCGTATGTGTCCAATTGAGACGCCAGAGGGACCAAACATTGGTTTGATCAACTCCCTGTCGTCCTTTGCACGCATTAACGATTACGGATTCATTGAAACGCCTCGTCGTAAAGTAGATCCGGAAACGGGCTTCGTGTTGACTGATATCAGCTACTTGACTGCTGATGAGGAAGACGTGTTCAACGTGGCACAGGCGAATCAGCCACTTGATGAAGATGGTCGTTTCGTAAACGACATGGTAATCTGCCGTCGTAAAGGTGAGATCTTGAGCGTACCGCGCGACAAGGTAGACTTCATGGACGTATCTCCGAAGCAGGTTGTATCCGTAGCGACAGCGCTGATTCCGTTCCTCGAGAACGATGACGCCAACCGCGCACTGATGGGTTCAAACATGCAGCGGCAGGCCGTTCCGCTTTTGATTCCACAAGCACCGTTTGTCGGTACGGGTATGGAACATAAAGCAGCGCAAGACTCCGGCGTGGCGATCGTTGCCAAGCATCCGGGTCAAGTAGAGCGCGTAACGGCTCGCGAAATCTGGATTCGTCGTTACCAAGAAATCGACGGAAGAAAAGTTGCCGGCGATCTCGATAAATACAAAATGCACAAGTTTATCCGTTCCAACCAAGGTACCTGCATCAACCAGCGTCCAATTGTAAGCACTGGGGACTGGATTGAAAAAGGCGATATCATTGGGGACGGCCCATCCACTGAAAAAGGTGAATTGGCTCTCGGTCGTAACGTAATCGTTGCGTTTATGACGTGGGAAGGATACAACTACGAAGACGCGATTCTTCTGAGTGAAAAACTTGTAAAAGATGACGTGTATACGTCTATCCATATTGAAGAATACGAGTCCGAAGCTCGCGACACCAAGCTGGGTCCAGAGGAAATCACTCGCGATATTCCAAACGTTGGGGAAGATGCTCTGAAAAACCTGGACGAACGCGGTATCATCCGTGTTGGTGCGGAGATTCAGGACGGCGACATTCTCGTTGGTAAGGTTACACCTAAAGGGGTTACTGAGCTGACAGCAGAAGAACGCCTCCTGCATGCCATCTTCGGTGAAAAAGCTCGTGAAGTTCGTGATACATCCCTGCGCGTACCGCATGGTGGTTCCGGTATCATCGTAGACGTTAAAGTATTTACGCGTGAGAATGGCGACGAATTGCCACCAGGCGTAAACCAACTCGTTCGCGTTTACATCGCCCAAAAACGGAAAATCTCCGTGGGTGACAAAATGGCCGGTCGACATGGTAACAAAGGGGTTATCGCCCGCATCATGGCGGAAGAAGATATGCCGTTCCTGCCAGATGGCTCTCCAGTAGAGATCGTACTCAACCCGTTGGGCGTACCTTCGCGTATGAACATCGGTCAGGTATTGGAGACTCACTTGGGTATGGCGGCGAAGCTTCTGGGTATCCACGTAGCAACGCCGGTATTCGACGGTGCACGTCAGGCAGAAGTATTCGAAACGTTGGAAGAAGCAGGTCTGGATCGTGACGGAAAAACGATCTTGTTCGATGGTCGTACAGGTGAACCGTTTGACCGCCGTGTAACGGTAGGTTGCGTATACATGCTGAAACTGGCTCACTTGGTTGACGATAAAATCCATGCTCGTTCTACTGGTCCTTACTCTCTTGTTACGCAGCAGCCATTGGGTGGTAAAGCTCAATTCGGTGGACAGCGTTTCGGGGAGATGGAGGTTTGGGCATTGGAGGCATATGGTGCTGCCTACACCTTGCAAGAAATTCTCACTGTCAAGTCGGATGACGTCGTGGGCCGCGTGAAGACGTACGAAGCGATCGTTAAGGGCGAAAACGTTCCAGAACCAGGTGTTCCAGAGTCCTTCAAGGTATTGATCAAGGAACTCCAGAGCTTGGGTATGGACGTGAAGATTCTGTCCGGAGACGAGCAGGAGATTGAAATGCGTGAAATGGAAGACGAGGATGAAGGCAACGGTGAAAAACTGAACCTCGTTCTCGAAGGCGGAAGCTTGAACGACGAGTAAGATTCCGGTACCAAGGGAGGTAACGCCCTGTGATTGACGTGAACAACTTCGAATATATGAAGATCGGCTTGGCTTCCCCCGATAAGATCCGTTCGTGGTCTTTCGGGGAAGTGAAGAAGCCAGAGACGATCAACTACCGCACACTGAAACCGGAAAAAGACGGCTTGTTCTGTGAACGCATCTTTGGACCGACCAAGGACTGGGAATGCCATTGCGGTAAATACAAGCGTGTTCGTTATAAAGGTGTAGTGTGCGACCGTTGTGGCGTGGAAGTGACCCGCGCCAAAGTACGGCGTGAGCGCATGGGGCACATTGAACTGGCTGCCCCAGTTTCTCACATCTGGTACTTCAAAGGGATTCCGAGCCGTATGGGCTTGGTGCTCGACATGTCCCCTCGTTCCCTGGAGGAAGTAATCTACTTTGCTTCTTACGTAGTAACCGATCCAGGTGACACTCCTCTCGATAAAAAGCAATTGCTCTCCGAAAAAGAGTATCGCAACTATCGTGAGAAATACGGCCACTCCTTCCAAGCGATGATGGGAGCAGAAGCGATCAAGCGCCTGCTTGCTGAAATCGATCTGGATAAAGACGTGGAAACGTTAAAAGAAGATTTGAAAACGGCACAAGGCCAGCGTCGCAACCGTGCGATCAAGCGTCTGGAAGTGCTCGAGGCATTCCGCAACTCCGGTAACCACCCGGATTGGATGGTTCTCGACGTACTGCCGGTTATCCCGCCAGAGCTTCGTCCAATGGTTCAGTTGGATGGTGGACGTTTTGCCACTTCCGACCTGAATGACCTGTACCGCCGTGTAATCAACCGTAATAACCGTCTGAAGCGCCTGCTCGAACTGGGTGCTCCTGACATTATCGTACAAAACGAGAAACGCATGCTGCAGGAAGCAGTAGACGCGCTCATCGACAACGGTCGTCGTGGACGTCCGGTAACAGGACCAGGTAACCGTCCTTTGAAATCTCTCAGCCACATGCTGAAAGGTAAACAAGGTCGTTTCCGTCAAAACCTGCTCGGTAAGCGTGTTGACTACTCCGGTCGTTCCGTTATCGTTGTAGGACCTAACCTGAAGATGTATCAGTGCGGTTTGCCTAAAGAAATGGCACTAGAGCTCTTCAAACCGTTCGTGATGAAAGAGCTGGTTTCCAAAGGCCTCGCTCACAACATCAAGAGCGCAAAGCGCAAGGTTGAGCGCGTTCAGCCAGAGGTATGGGACGTTCTCGAGGACGTTATTCGCGAGCATCCGGTACTGTTGAACCGTGCCCCCACCTTGCACCGTCTGGGTATCCAGGCGTTCGAACCAGTTCTGGTTGAAGGCCGTGCGATCCGTCTGCATCCACTCGTTTGTACAGCGTACAACGCGGACTTTGACGGTGACCAAATGGCGGTTCACGTTCCGTTGTCTGCTGAGGCACAAGCAGAAGCACGTATCCTCATGCTGGCAGCGCAGAACATCTTGAACCCGAAAGACGGTAAACCGGTAGTAACACCATCCCAGGACATGGTGCTTGGTTCCTACTACCTGACACTGGAACGTGAGGGCGACAAAGGCGAGGGTACGATCTATCGCGATCCTCACGATGCGATTGCCGCTTATCAGCAAGGCTTTATCAGCCTGCATACGCGCATTGCTCTGCCAGCGAAACGCCTGAACAAAACCAGCTTTACTGAACGTCAAGAGAACGCGCTTCTCGTAACGACAGTAGGGAAAGTGATCTTCAACGAGATATTCCCTGCAGATCTGCCGTTCATCAATGCACCCACCAAGGCTAACCTGCAATTTATGGTTCCAGACGAGTGCTTTATCTTTGATAAAGGTACAAATGTTTCAGAGTTCATCAAGAACCTGCCTGACCCGGGTGCAGTAAAGAAAGGCTTCTTGGGAACGATCATTTCCGAGTGCTTCCGTCGCTTCGGTACGATGAAAACGTCCATGATTCTTGACAGAATCAAGGAACTGGGCTTCACGTACTCGACAAAAGCAGGTATCACGATTGCCGTAGCGGACATTGCGGTACCAGGAAAGAAAAAAGACATCCTCGACGCAGCGGATGAAAAGGTTGCAACTGTCATGACGCAGTTCCGTCGCGGTTTGATCACCGAAGACGAGCGCTATGACCGCGTAATCTCCATCTGGTCCAAAGCGAAGGATGAAGTAACAGACGTTTTGATGAAGTCCATGGATAAGTTCAATGCGATCTTCATGATGGCGAACTCCGGTGCCCGTGGTAACGTATCCCAGATCACTCAGCTGGCTGGTATGCGCGGTCTGATGGCAAACCCATCCGGTCGAATCATCGAGTTGCCGATTAAATCCAACTTCCGTGAAGGTCTGACGGTTTTGGAGTACTTTATCTCCACGCACGGTGCGCGTAAAGGTCTCGCCGATACAGCCTTGCGTACAGCGGACTCGGGTTACCTGACTCGTCGTCTGGTAGACGTTGCCCAAGACGTGATTGTACGCGAAACCGATTGCGGAACAGATAAAGGTATCCGTGTAACAGCGATCAAGGATGGTAAAGAAGAAATCGAGAAGCTGTCTGACCGTCTGGTAGGACGTACTTGCTTCGAGACTTTGCGCCACCCTGAGACAAAAGAAATTATCGTGCACCGCAATGAGGAGATCTCTGAAGAGGTTGCCGAGTATATCGAAAAAGTTGGAATCACTGACGTTTACATCCGTAACGTACTTGCTTGCCGCACCAGCCATGGTGTTTGCAAACTGTGCTACGGACGCAACCTGGCAACAGGAGCCGAGGTGGAAGTGGGAGAAGCAGTTGGTATTATCGCTGCTCAGTCCATTGGTGAGCCGGGTACCCAGCTGACCATGCGTACCTTCCATACCGGTGGGGTTGCGGGAGACGATATTACCCAAGGTTTGCCGCGTATTCAGGAGTTGTTCGAAGCGCGTAATCCGAAAGGGCAAGCAGTCATCTCCGAAATTGATGGTGAAGTTGTTGATATTCGCGAAGGGAAAGATCGTCGCGAGATCGAAGTACGTGGAGAAGCGGAGAACAAAGTGTATGCAGCACCGTATGGCTCACGCATCAAGGTTTCTGTTGGTGTCAAGCTGAATGCTGGTGACGAGCTCACGGAAGGTTCCGTAGACCCGAAAGAAATGCTCAAAGTTCGTGGTATGCGCGGCGTTTCCAACTACATCTTGCAAGAGGTACAAAAAGTTTACCGTATGCAAGGGGTAGAAATTAACGACAAGCACGTAGAGGTAATGATTCGTCAGATGCTGCGCAAATTGCGCGTTATCGACAGCGGAGATACAGACCTCTTGCCAGGTTCCTATGTAGAGGTTCCTGAATTTGAGCAAGCGAACGCTAAAGTTCTCATGGAAGGCAGAAATCCAGCAGTGGGCCGTCCGGTTCTTCTGGGGATCACCAAAGCATCCCTCGAAACCGACTCCTTCCTGTCGGCAGCATCCTTCCAGGAAACGACTCGCGTTCTTACCGATGCAGCGATCAAAGGAAAAGTGGACCGCTTGCTAGGTTTGAAAGAGAACGTTATTATCGGGAAGCTGGTTCCAGCAGGTACCGGTATGTCACGTTACCGCAATGTAAAAGTTGCTAGTCAAGTAGATTACGAAGCAGAGCTGGAAGCAGCGAAAGCTGAGCAAGAAGCAGTTTCTGTAGAGTAATGGCGGGAAAAGCGCCCATCACCGATTGGTGGGCGCTTTCCTAAATAAAAATATCAAATGGGCGTTGACAACAACTAGCCCACCTGATATTATATTCAAGTGTGCCTGACATCTGTACTTTGGAGGATATGAGAATCATGTCTTATGAAAAAGTAGAGCGGGCCAAGGACTTGACAATCGGCATTAAGCAGACGATCAAAGCTGTGGAAAACCAACAGGTAGAAGCGGTGTATATCGCTGTTGATGCAGATAAGCGTTTGACCCAAAAAGTCGAGCTCCTTTGCAAAGAGAAGGGTGTTCCAGTCATTCATGTAGATTCCATGTATCGCTTAGGCAAAGCGTGCGGAATTGAAGTGGGAGCGGCTACTGCTGCGATTAAAAAAAGTGGTTAACGATGTTTTTGTCAGCGGCTTACACGTTGCGTAATGCTGGACAAGGACTTTCTATTTGACCTAAAAATGACTCACCTGGATCTGTGGTCTTGAAGATTGGGTATTAAGAAGGGAGGTAACATCATGCCTACAATTAACCAATTGGTGCGTAAAGGTCGCGAGGATAAGGTTGTGAAGTCGAAGTCCCCAGCTCTTCAAAAGGGGTACAACAGCTTCAAGAAAAGCCAAACTAACCAAAGCTCTCCTCAAAAACGTGGTGTTTGCACTCGTGTAGGTACCATGACTCCGAAAAAACCGAACTCCGCGTTGCGTAAATACGCTCGTGTGCGTTTGACTAACGGAATCGAGGTAACAGCTTACATCGGTGGTATTGGCCACAACCTGCAAGAGCATAGCGTCGTGCTGGTGCGCGGCGGTCGTGTAAAAGACTTGCCAGGGGTACGCTACCATATCGTTCGTGGTGCTCTTGACACTGCTGGTGTGAACAACCGTAAACAAGGTCGTTCCAAATACGGTACTAAGCGTCCGAAGCCAGGTCAAGCAGCAGCGAAGAAGTAATAAAAAAACGCCTGTGAAGTGGCGTGAATTTATAACGAAAAGAAGGAGGGAATACGATGCCTCGTAAAGGTCCTGTAACCCGTCGTGACGTGCTGCCTGATCCTATTCACAACAGCAAGTTGGTTACTCGCTTGATTAACCGCCTGATGTTGGATGGTAAGCGTGGTGTAGCTCAGAACATTCTCTACAACGCATTTGACATCATCCAGGAGCGCACAGGTCGCAACCCGATGGAAGTGTTTGAAGAAGCACTGAAAAACGTAATGCCAGTACTGGAAGTTAAAGCTCGCCGTGTAGGTGGTGCTAACTACCAAGTACCAATCGAAGTAAAACCGGAGCGCCGTACCACTCTTGGCCTGCGTTGGATGGTTAACTACTCCCGTAACCGTGGAGAGAAAACCATGGAACAACGTCTTGCTAACGAGATCATGGACGCTGCTAACAACACCGGTGCAGCAGTTAAAAAGCGTGAAGACACGCACAAGATGGCTGAAGCGAACAAAGCGTTTGCTCACTATCGCTGGTAGGAATTGAATCGGGTGTCCGTATTGGATACCCGTTTATTCTCAAACTCGAGTATGGAAGGAGCATACCTAATGGCTCGCGAGTTCTCTTTGCCGA
This genomic stretch from Brevibacillus brevis harbors:
- the rpsL gene encoding 30S ribosomal protein S12, with the translated sequence MPTINQLVRKGREDKVVKSKSPALQKGYNSFKKSQTNQSSPQKRGVCTRVGTMTPKKPNSALRKYARVRLTNGIEVTAYIGGIGHNLQEHSVVLVRGGRVKDLPGVRYHIVRGALDTAGVNNRKQGRSKYGTKRPKPGQAAAKK
- the rpoC gene encoding DNA-directed RNA polymerase subunit beta' yields the protein MIDVNNFEYMKIGLASPDKIRSWSFGEVKKPETINYRTLKPEKDGLFCERIFGPTKDWECHCGKYKRVRYKGVVCDRCGVEVTRAKVRRERMGHIELAAPVSHIWYFKGIPSRMGLVLDMSPRSLEEVIYFASYVVTDPGDTPLDKKQLLSEKEYRNYREKYGHSFQAMMGAEAIKRLLAEIDLDKDVETLKEDLKTAQGQRRNRAIKRLEVLEAFRNSGNHPDWMVLDVLPVIPPELRPMVQLDGGRFATSDLNDLYRRVINRNNRLKRLLELGAPDIIVQNEKRMLQEAVDALIDNGRRGRPVTGPGNRPLKSLSHMLKGKQGRFRQNLLGKRVDYSGRSVIVVGPNLKMYQCGLPKEMALELFKPFVMKELVSKGLAHNIKSAKRKVERVQPEVWDVLEDVIREHPVLLNRAPTLHRLGIQAFEPVLVEGRAIRLHPLVCTAYNADFDGDQMAVHVPLSAEAQAEARILMLAAQNILNPKDGKPVVTPSQDMVLGSYYLTLEREGDKGEGTIYRDPHDAIAAYQQGFISLHTRIALPAKRLNKTSFTERQENALLVTTVGKVIFNEIFPADLPFINAPTKANLQFMVPDECFIFDKGTNVSEFIKNLPDPGAVKKGFLGTIISECFRRFGTMKTSMILDRIKELGFTYSTKAGITIAVADIAVPGKKKDILDAADEKVATVMTQFRRGLITEDERYDRVISIWSKAKDEVTDVLMKSMDKFNAIFMMANSGARGNVSQITQLAGMRGLMANPSGRIIELPIKSNFREGLTVLEYFISTHGARKGLADTALRTADSGYLTRRLVDVAQDVIVRETDCGTDKGIRVTAIKDGKEEIEKLSDRLVGRTCFETLRHPETKEIIVHRNEEISEEVAEYIEKVGITDVYIRNVLACRTSHGVCKLCYGRNLATGAEVEVGEAVGIIAAQSIGEPGTQLTMRTFHTGGVAGDDITQGLPRIQELFEARNPKGQAVISEIDGEVVDIREGKDRREIEVRGEAENKVYAAPYGSRIKVSVGVKLNAGDELTEGSVDPKEMLKVRGMRGVSNYILQEVQKVYRMQGVEINDKHVEVMIRQMLRKLRVIDSGDTDLLPGSYVEVPEFEQANAKVLMEGRNPAVGRPVLLGITKASLETDSFLSAASFQETTRVLTDAAIKGKVDRLLGLKENVIIGKLVPAGTGMSRYRNVKVASQVDYEAELEAAKAEQEAVSVE
- a CDS encoding 50S ribosomal protein L7ae-like protein; translation: MSYEKVERAKDLTIGIKQTIKAVENQQVEAVYIAVDADKRLTQKVELLCKEKGVPVIHVDSMYRLGKACGIEVGAATAAIKKSG
- the rpsG gene encoding 30S ribosomal protein S7; the protein is MPRKGPVTRRDVLPDPIHNSKLVTRLINRLMLDGKRGVAQNILYNAFDIIQERTGRNPMEVFEEALKNVMPVLEVKARRVGGANYQVPIEVKPERRTTLGLRWMVNYSRNRGEKTMEQRLANEIMDAANNTGAAVKKREDTHKMAEANKAFAHYRW